Proteins found in one Limanda limanda chromosome 18, fLimLim1.1, whole genome shotgun sequence genomic segment:
- the stmn4 gene encoding stathmin-4, with product MTLAAYREKVKELPLVSLFCACLNPQTLDKPIYKAEDAVDLGWCAIKDVEVIELNKRASGQAFEVILKPPSFDGVPDLNTSMPQRRDPSLEEIQKKLEAAEDRRKCQEAELLKHLAEKREHEREVIQKAFEENNNFIKNAKEKLAQKMEANKENREALLAAMLERLQEKDKHAEEVRKNKEMKEEACR from the exons aTGACTCTGGCAG cgtACAGGGAGAAGGTCAAAGAGCTCCCCCTGGTGTCTCTGTTCTGCGCCTGCCTGAATCCACAGACCTTGGACAAACCCATATATAAGGCAGAAG ATGCAGTGGACCTGGGCTGGTGCGCCATCAAAGATGTGGAGGTGATCGAATTGAATAAGCGAGCATCGGGCCAGGCCTTCGAGGTCATTCTCAAGCCCCCGTCCTTTGACGGCGTGCCAGATCTGAACACCTCCATGCCGCAGCGTCGTGACCCGTCCCTGGAGGAAATCCAGAAGAAACTCGAGGCTGCCGAGGACAGGCGAaag TGCCAGGAGGCCGAGCTGCTGAAGCACCTGGCGGAGAAGAGGGAGCACGAGCGCGAGGTGATCCAGAAGGCCTTTGAGGAGAACAACAACTTCATCAAGAACGCAAAGGAGAAGCTGGCCCAGAAGATGGAGGCCAACAAGGAGAACAGGGAGGCCCTGCTGGCCGCCATGCtggagaggctgcaggagaag GACAAGCACGCGGAAGAAGTGAGGAAGAACaaagagatgaaggaggaagcCTGCCGGTAG
- the il17a/f3 gene encoding interleukin 17a/f3, whose amino-acid sequence MRLLLRAFLMLSLATLLLASRKGRRVSVNFGRDTGLKGKRARLILDPSVLPQIVSTFDSSIANMSLSPWTYRDSYVESRVPRRISHAQCLTSGCLTLQGGGEDADLEAKPIHYQVLVLHRVPRPQKRKNKKGRKANHRYLFRLGTEVVSVGCTCVRPSVVSQR is encoded by the exons ATGCGGCTG TTGCTGAGAGCTTTCTTGATGCTGAGCCTGGCCACGCTGCTGCTCGCCTCCAGAAAAGGCCGGCGCGTCTCTGTTAATTTTGGAAGGGATACTGGACTGAAGGGCAAGCGGGCGAGACTGATCCTGGATCCATCAGTGCTGCCCCAGATTGTCAGCACCTTCGACTCGTCCATCGCCAACATGTCTCTGTCACCGTGGACGTACAG GGACTCCTATGTAGAATCTCGGGTGCCCAGGAGGATTTCCCATGCTCAGTGCCTGACCTCGGGCTGCCTGACCctgcagggaggaggtgaggatgccGACCTGGAGGCCAAACCCATCCACTACCAGGTCCTGGTCCTCCACAG AGTCCCAAGGCcgcaaaagagaaaaaacaaaaaaggaaggaaagcAAACCACAGGTATCTATTCAGACTGGGGACGGAAGTGGTCTCAGTGGGTTGTACGTGTGTGAGGCCCAGTGTCGTGTCACAGCGCTAA